The proteins below come from a single Rhodanobacter sp. LX-99 genomic window:
- a CDS encoding HlyD family efflux transporter periplasmic adaptor subunit, translating to MTAAPNTAAPNTPAPKKNPRGLLLRLLGIVVLLAAIGWALWYFLDGRWYEGTDDAYVNGNVVQITPQVPGTVVSIGADDGDLVHAGDVLVQLDPSDADVALAEAKANLANTVRKVRGLYSSVNGAQADVAARKTAVDKARADYNRRVALAKSGAISAEELAHASDALTSAESNLITAQQQYQTSKVLVDDTVVASHPDVQAASARLRAAFLDDVRATLIAPVDGYVAKRSVQVGQRVQPGAALMAVVPLRGVWVDANFKETQLTHMRIGQPVTIESDVYGGAVEYKGKVQSLGVGTGSAFSLLPAQNATGNWIKIVQRIPVRIVFDDPTQLDKHPLRIGMSLNVDVSLHDQNGPMLSQQSPTKPAFSTDVYRQQLAKADQVIGQIVHANMAGGK from the coding sequence ATGACGGCCGCGCCGAATACGGCCGCGCCGAACACGCCGGCACCGAAGAAGAATCCGCGCGGCCTGCTGCTGCGCCTGCTCGGCATCGTGGTACTGCTCGCCGCGATCGGCTGGGCGCTGTGGTATTTCCTCGACGGTCGCTGGTACGAGGGCACCGACGACGCCTACGTCAACGGCAACGTGGTGCAGATCACCCCGCAGGTGCCCGGCACCGTGGTCAGCATCGGCGCCGATGACGGCGACCTGGTGCACGCCGGCGACGTGCTGGTGCAGCTCGACCCCAGCGACGCCGACGTGGCGCTGGCCGAGGCGAAGGCGAATCTCGCCAACACCGTGCGCAAGGTGCGCGGCCTGTATTCCAGCGTGAACGGCGCCCAGGCCGACGTGGCTGCGCGCAAGACCGCGGTGGACAAGGCGCGCGCCGATTACAACCGGCGCGTGGCGCTGGCGAAGTCCGGCGCGATCTCGGCCGAGGAGCTGGCGCACGCCAGCGACGCGCTGACCAGCGCCGAGAGCAACCTGATCACCGCGCAGCAGCAGTACCAGACCAGCAAGGTGCTGGTCGACGACACCGTGGTCGCCTCGCACCCGGACGTGCAGGCCGCTTCGGCCCGCCTGCGCGCCGCCTTCCTCGACGACGTGCGCGCCACCCTCATCGCGCCGGTGGACGGCTATGTGGCCAAACGCTCGGTGCAGGTCGGCCAGCGCGTGCAGCCCGGCGCCGCCTTGATGGCGGTGGTGCCGCTGCGCGGCGTGTGGGTGGATGCGAACTTCAAGGAAACCCAGCTCACCCACATGCGCATCGGCCAGCCGGTGACGATCGAGTCCGACGTCTACGGCGGCGCGGTGGAATACAAGGGCAAGGTGCAGAGCCTGGGCGTCGGCACCGGCAGCGCGTTCTCGCTGCTGCCGGCGCAGAACGCCACCGGCAACTGGATCAAGATCGTGCAGCGCATTCCGGTGCGCATCGTGTTCGACGACCCGACCCAGCTGGACAAGCACCCGCTGCGCATCGGCATGTCGCTGAACGTGGACGTGAGCCTGCACGACCAGAACGGCCCGATGCTGTCGCAGCAATCACCGACCAAACCCGCCTTCAGCACCGACGTCTACCGGCAGCAGCTGGCCAAGGCCGACCAGGTGATCGGGCAGATCGTCCACGCCAACATGGCCGGCGGCAAATAG
- a CDS encoding helix-turn-helix transcriptional regulator, translated as MQRTELKAFLRARRAALTPEAAGLPRGPRRLTPGLRREEVATLAQVGVTWYTWLEQGRAINVSAAALARIARALSLSPTDEAYLFALMGLTRTDVPEHHFNLPPVMHEVLDLYQAPAFALDTVFNVLAWNRMAECLYDFGDFSGPFADNHLWNAFMNPARRRLYPDFENGALNLLGMFRMNQAAHPEDPRFHQLIEALNAASTEFVELWQRCHTAPLSAITVPFFHPEFGDLSIHSMRLPIRDSDHVDRATAFFFAPANAATAASFARVARRLATEQAAQPA; from the coding sequence ATGCAACGCACCGAGCTGAAGGCTTTCCTGCGCGCGCGCCGCGCCGCGCTCACGCCCGAGGCGGCCGGCCTGCCGCGCGGGCCGCGCCGACTGACGCCGGGCCTGCGTCGCGAGGAGGTGGCGACGCTGGCCCAGGTCGGCGTCACCTGGTACACGTGGCTGGAGCAGGGCCGCGCGATCAACGTGTCGGCCGCGGCGCTGGCGCGGATCGCGCGCGCGTTGTCGCTGTCGCCGACCGACGAAGCCTACCTGTTCGCGCTGATGGGGCTGACCCGCACCGACGTGCCGGAGCACCACTTCAACCTGCCGCCGGTGATGCACGAGGTGCTGGACCTGTACCAGGCGCCGGCCTTCGCGCTCGACACGGTGTTCAACGTGCTGGCGTGGAACCGCATGGCCGAATGCCTGTACGACTTCGGCGATTTCAGCGGGCCGTTCGCCGACAACCACCTGTGGAACGCGTTCATGAACCCGGCGCGGCGGCGGCTGTACCCGGATTTCGAGAACGGCGCGCTGAACCTGCTCGGCATGTTCCGCATGAACCAGGCGGCGCACCCGGAAGATCCGCGCTTCCATCAGCTGATCGAGGCGCTGAACGCGGCCAGCACGGAGTTCGTCGAGCTGTGGCAGCGTTGCCACACGGCGCCGCTGAGCGCGATCACGGTGCCGTTCTTCCATCCCGAATTCGGCGATCTCAGCATCCACTCGATGCGCCTGCCGATCCGCGACAGCGACCACGTCGACCGCGCCACCGCGTTCTTCTTCGCGCCGGCGAATGCCGCGACCGCCGCGAGCTTCGCCCGCGTCGCCCGTCGCCTTGCCACTGAGCAGGCCGCGCAACCGGCATGA
- a CDS encoding DHA2 family efflux MFS transporter permease subunit produces MTTQFRPPNLALSTIGLSLATFMQVLDTTIANVSLPTIAGNLGVSSNQSTWVITSFAVSMAIALPLTGFLTRRFGEVKLFVACTLLFALTSFLCGVSQSMGMLILFRALQGAVAGPMYPITQSLLIGIYPPAQRGMALALLAMVTVVAPIAGPILGGWITDNYSWPWIFFINVPIGIFASVVVANQLRGKVEKTERPKIDYVGLVSLIIGVGALQIVLDKGNDEDWFNSTFIVVTSIVSAISIAIFLIWELTDKDPIVDLKLFRHRNFTVGTIALVLGYAAFFAIALMVPLWLQRNLGYTSIWAGYASAPLGIIPVLLTFVVGKYGPRMDLRLLAAAAFVVMGLTCFMRSDFFIGIDFYHVAMVQLWQGLGVALFFMPVLTILLSDLQQNEIAAGSGLATFLRTLGGSFSASITTLLWERRAVTHHEQLAEHITAYSPTAQTAMTQLGQGDRQVSGSIINNMITQQGYQISFNEVFHALGWIFIALVLVIWLAKPPFAPKARPAAGGH; encoded by the coding sequence ATGACCACCCAATTCCGCCCGCCCAACCTGGCACTGAGCACGATCGGTCTGTCGCTGGCCACGTTCATGCAGGTGCTGGACACCACGATCGCCAACGTGTCGCTGCCGACCATCGCCGGCAACCTCGGCGTCAGCAGCAACCAGAGCACCTGGGTGATCACCTCGTTCGCGGTGAGCATGGCGATCGCGCTGCCGCTGACCGGGTTCCTCACCCGTCGTTTCGGCGAAGTGAAGCTGTTCGTCGCCTGCACGCTGCTGTTCGCGCTGACCTCGTTCCTGTGCGGCGTGTCGCAGAGCATGGGCATGCTGATCCTGTTCCGCGCGCTGCAGGGCGCCGTGGCCGGGCCGATGTACCCGATCACGCAGAGCCTGCTGATCGGCATCTACCCGCCGGCCCAGCGCGGCATGGCGCTGGCGCTGCTGGCGATGGTGACGGTGGTGGCGCCGATCGCCGGGCCGATCCTGGGTGGCTGGATCACCGACAACTACTCGTGGCCGTGGATCTTCTTCATCAACGTGCCGATCGGCATCTTCGCCAGCGTGGTGGTGGCGAACCAGCTGCGCGGCAAGGTCGAGAAGACCGAGCGCCCGAAGATCGACTACGTCGGCCTGGTCAGCCTGATCATCGGCGTGGGCGCGCTGCAGATCGTGCTGGACAAGGGCAACGACGAAGACTGGTTCAACTCCACCTTCATCGTCGTCACCAGCATCGTCTCGGCGATCAGCATCGCGATCTTCCTGATCTGGGAACTGACCGACAAGGACCCGATCGTCGACCTGAAGCTGTTCCGCCACCGCAACTTCACCGTCGGCACGATTGCGCTGGTCCTCGGTTACGCGGCGTTCTTCGCGATCGCACTGATGGTGCCGCTGTGGTTGCAGCGCAACCTCGGCTATACCTCGATCTGGGCCGGCTACGCCAGCGCGCCGCTGGGCATCATTCCGGTGCTGCTGACCTTCGTCGTCGGCAAGTACGGGCCTCGCATGGACCTGCGGCTGCTGGCGGCGGCGGCGTTCGTGGTCATGGGCCTGACCTGCTTCATGCGCTCGGACTTCTTCATCGGCATCGACTTCTACCACGTGGCGATGGTGCAGCTGTGGCAAGGGCTCGGCGTGGCGCTGTTCTTCATGCCGGTGCTGACCATCCTGCTGTCGGACCTGCAGCAGAACGAGATCGCCGCCGGCTCCGGCCTGGCCACCTTCCTGCGCACGCTGGGCGGCAGCTTCTCCGCCTCGATCACCACCTTGTTGTGGGAGCGCCGCGCAGTGACCCACCACGAGCAGTTGGCCGAGCACATCACCGCGTACAGCCCGACCGCGCAGACGGCGATGACCCAGCTCGGTCAGGGCGACCGGCAGGTCTCCGGCAGCATCATCAACAACATGATTACCCAGCAGGGCTACCAGATCTCGTTCAACGAGGTGTTCCACGCGCTGGGCTGGATCTTCATCGCGCTGGTTCTCGTGATCTGGCTGGCCAAGCCGCCGTTCGCCCCCAAGGCCAGACCGGCCGCCGGCGGCCACTGA
- a CDS encoding helix-turn-helix transcriptional regulator: MKRFADRLREARVAAGMTQEQLGFALGITKSSVSAWENGRETPSFRMLPELRRELGRSLDELICGVPPEAGGIEEGRPKYASHEASPAARDEKERALLLRYRSLSAKRRAALLDLLKAEK, from the coding sequence ATGAAGCGTTTCGCCGATCGTCTTCGCGAGGCGCGCGTGGCTGCAGGAATGACCCAGGAGCAGCTTGGCTTCGCTCTGGGGATCACCAAGTCTTCGGTGTCGGCTTGGGAAAACGGACGTGAGACGCCCAGCTTCCGCATGCTGCCGGAGTTGCGTCGGGAACTGGGGCGTTCGCTCGACGAGCTGATTTGCGGCGTACCGCCGGAAGCTGGCGGGATCGAGGAGGGCCGGCCGAAATACGCCTCCCACGAAGCATCGCCCGCGGCGCGCGACGAGAAGGAGCGGGCACTGCTGTTGCGTTACCGCAGCCTGTCCGCCAAGCGTCGGGCAGCGTTGCTGGATTTGCTCAAAGCCGAGAAGTGA
- a CDS encoding DUF6691 family protein gives MRAWIAFAAGLLFGLGLSLGGMTQPAVVLGFLDVFGAWDPRLVFVMAGAVLTTAIGYRLVLRRSRPLLAERFQWPTSRHIDVRLIGGAALFGIGWGIAGYCPGPALASLGAGVPALLVLVACMIAGWWLAARLLPPAGGH, from the coding sequence ATGAGAGCGTGGATCGCGTTCGCCGCCGGGCTGCTGTTCGGTCTCGGCCTCAGCCTCGGCGGCATGACCCAGCCGGCCGTGGTGCTCGGCTTCCTGGACGTCTTCGGCGCGTGGGATCCACGCCTGGTCTTCGTGATGGCCGGTGCCGTGCTGACCACCGCGATCGGCTATCGGCTGGTGCTGCGGCGATCGCGCCCGTTGCTGGCGGAGCGGTTCCAGTGGCCCACGTCGCGCCACATCGACGTTCGGTTGATCGGCGGCGCCGCCCTGTTCGGCATCGGCTGGGGCATCGCCGGCTACTGTCCCGGCCCGGCGCTGGCCTCGCTCGGTGCCGGCGTGCCCGCGCTGCTGGTGCTGGTGGCTTGCATGATCGCGGGCTGGTGGCTGGCCGCGCGCCTGCTGCCTCCTGCCGGAGGACACTGA
- a CDS encoding EamA family transporter gives MIYVLLSVVCSVLVSVLLKLARRAEVDVGQAIAWNYVVTGALTALLLQPSLATLREPGTPWLALAVLGILLPTIFLALAASVRHAGIVRSDAAQRLSLLLSLLAAFALFGEQLTAPKGIGIALGLLALLCMVWRSGHGTAEHGAAGWLYPLLVFAGFGVIDILFKRVALAGVPLGASLQAMFALALLVAFAMQLWRRVQDQTRFTLRSALAGLLLGLANFGNILFYLRGHRALPQHSSLVFASMNLGVVALGALVGLLLFRERLSRFNLAGVALALLAIALIARG, from the coding sequence ATGATCTACGTCCTGCTCAGCGTGGTGTGCAGCGTGCTGGTGTCGGTACTGCTGAAGCTGGCGCGCCGCGCGGAGGTCGACGTGGGCCAGGCGATCGCCTGGAACTATGTGGTGACCGGCGCACTCACCGCGTTGCTGCTGCAGCCGTCGTTGGCCACGTTGCGCGAACCGGGCACGCCGTGGCTGGCGCTGGCCGTGCTGGGCATCCTGCTGCCGACGATCTTTCTGGCGCTGGCCGCGTCGGTGCGGCATGCCGGCATCGTGCGCAGCGATGCGGCGCAACGGCTGTCCTTGCTGCTCTCGCTGCTGGCGGCGTTTGCGCTGTTCGGCGAACAGCTCACCGCGCCCAAGGGCATCGGCATCGCACTGGGCCTGCTCGCCCTGCTGTGCATGGTCTGGCGCAGCGGGCATGGCACGGCGGAACACGGCGCCGCCGGCTGGCTGTATCCGCTGCTGGTGTTCGCCGGCTTCGGCGTGATCGACATCCTGTTCAAGCGCGTGGCGCTGGCCGGCGTGCCGCTGGGCGCGTCGCTGCAGGCGATGTTCGCGCTGGCCCTGCTGGTCGCGTTCGCCATGCAGCTGTGGCGTCGCGTGCAGGACCAAACCCGCTTCACGCTGCGCAGCGCGCTGGCCGGCCTGCTGCTCGGGCTGGCCAACTTCGGCAACATCCTGTTCTATCTGCGCGGCCACCGTGCGCTGCCGCAGCATTCGTCGCTGGTGTTCGCCAGCATGAACCTCGGCGTGGTGGCGCTGGGCGCGCTGGTCGGCCTGCTGCTGTTCCGCGAGCGGCTGAGTCGGTTCAACCTCGCCGGCGTGGCGCTGGCGCTACTGGCGATAGCGTTGATTGCGCGAGGGTAA
- a CDS encoding YeeE/YedE thiosulfate transporter family protein encodes MHPYLGALCGGVLIGLAAVLLMAALGRIAGVSGIASGLIVGGAGDRAWRLAFVLGLLAGPLLLWWLRGDSGIGAPQVGLPWMALAGLLVGIGTRLGGGCTSGHGVCGIARLSPRSLLATAVFMVFGSATVFVLRHLLGVGP; translated from the coding sequence ATGCACCCCTACCTCGGCGCCTTGTGCGGCGGTGTGCTGATCGGCCTCGCGGCGGTGCTGCTGATGGCGGCCCTCGGCCGCATCGCCGGCGTCAGCGGCATCGCCAGCGGCCTTATAGTGGGCGGCGCGGGCGACCGCGCGTGGCGGCTGGCGTTCGTGCTGGGCCTGCTGGCCGGGCCGCTGCTGCTGTGGTGGCTGCGCGGCGACAGCGGCATCGGCGCACCGCAGGTGGGGCTGCCGTGGATGGCGCTGGCCGGTTTGCTGGTAGGCATCGGCACGCGGCTCGGCGGTGGCTGCACCAGCGGGCACGGGGTCTGCGGCATCGCACGCTTGTCGCCGCGCTCGCTGCTGGCGACCGCCGTCTTCATGGTGTTCGGCAGCGCCACCGTGTTCGTGCTGCGGCATCTGCTGGGAGTGGGCCCATGA
- a CDS encoding pitrilysin family protein — MPTPTAQTLANGLQVISVRRAGLPLVTAQLVLRSGGEMDPPSLAGLADLTASLLTKGAAGKSAPQIAAAAEALGGSLDASAGWDESAVGITVTTPKLPQALGLLAEVVRQPDFSAAELKRAQAQAIDDLRLLLSRPTALASLAASRGVFGDGAYGHSRGGTPASIARIGRADVQRLHAALYRPDNAILILAGDITPAQAQQLAQASFGDWPKPATPLPERAAGKAASRVPAILLIDQRGAGQAGVVAAHAAPSRGDDGYYVGTVANAVLGGSYSARLNEEIRIKRGLSYGANSRLQPLRDAGLWLASAQTKNPSAAQVVELMLGEFKRLGGTRVSADELAARKATLIGGYGRSLETTTGLAEQVGELAVYGMPLDEIGRYIAKVQAVTPKQIEKYADKHLDAGAGTVVVVGDAAQFAADIRKAHPQAALLESTALDLDSPTLQPAAGK, encoded by the coding sequence GTGCCGACGCCGACGGCACAAACCCTGGCGAACGGCTTGCAGGTGATCAGCGTGCGCCGCGCCGGCCTGCCGCTGGTCACCGCGCAACTGGTGTTGCGCAGCGGCGGCGAGATGGACCCGCCGTCGCTGGCCGGCCTGGCCGACCTCACCGCGAGCCTGCTGACCAAGGGCGCGGCCGGCAAGAGCGCGCCGCAGATCGCCGCCGCCGCCGAGGCACTGGGCGGTTCGCTGGATGCCTCTGCCGGCTGGGACGAAAGCGCGGTCGGCATCACCGTGACCACGCCGAAGCTGCCGCAGGCGCTGGGCCTGCTGGCCGAGGTGGTGCGCCAGCCGGACTTCAGCGCGGCCGAGTTGAAGCGGGCGCAGGCGCAGGCGATCGACGACCTGCGCCTGCTGCTGAGCCGGCCCACCGCGCTGGCCTCGCTGGCCGCCAGCCGCGGCGTGTTCGGCGACGGCGCCTACGGCCATTCGCGCGGCGGCACGCCGGCCTCGATCGCGCGGATCGGCCGCGCCGACGTGCAGCGATTGCACGCGGCGCTGTACCGGCCAGACAACGCGATCCTGATCCTCGCCGGCGACATCACCCCGGCGCAGGCGCAGCAGCTGGCGCAGGCCAGTTTCGGCGACTGGCCGAAGCCGGCCACGCCGCTGCCGGAGCGGGCGGCGGGCAAGGCCGCCAGCCGCGTGCCGGCGATCCTGCTGATCGACCAGCGCGGCGCCGGCCAGGCCGGCGTGGTCGCGGCACATGCGGCGCCGTCGCGCGGCGATGACGGCTACTACGTGGGCACGGTGGCCAACGCAGTGCTCGGCGGCTCGTACTCGGCGCGCTTGAACGAGGAGATCCGCATCAAGCGCGGCCTGTCCTATGGCGCCAACAGCCGGCTGCAGCCGCTGCGCGACGCTGGCCTGTGGCTGGCCTCGGCGCAGACCAAGAACCCGTCCGCGGCGCAGGTGGTCGAGCTGATGCTGGGCGAGTTCAAGCGACTGGGCGGCACGCGGGTTTCCGCCGACGAGCTGGCCGCGCGCAAGGCCACCCTGATCGGCGGCTACGGCCGCAGCCTGGAAACCACCACCGGGCTGGCCGAACAGGTCGGCGAGCTGGCCGTCTACGGCATGCCGCTGGACGAGATCGGCCGGTACATCGCCAAGGTGCAGGCGGTGACGCCGAAGCAGATCGAGAAGTACGCGGACAAGCATCTGGACGCCGGCGCCGGCACGGTGGTGGTGGTCGGCGACGCCGCGCAATTCGCCGCGGACATCCGCAAGGCGCATCCGCAGGCCGCGTTGCTGGAATCGACCGCGCTGGACCTGGACAGCCCGACCTTGCAACCGGCAGCGGGCAAGTAG
- a CDS encoding efflux transporter outer membrane subunit, with the protein MRLHLLAAAAALTLALAGCASSGGLHPDGTPIDPATLKAGHSLAHLSAAAWPSTDWWSGLGDPQLDALIAEALQDNPGLGVADARARAAQAEAGIADAARGPSVNGGAAVAGARPPAALLGDKAHFALAKYGYASFKWDLDLWGGKRAAWEAAVGQARAAEVDARAARIELSGNVARAYAQLGYAFTQQDLAAGELKRAKQSRELTRQRVAAGIDNQIALKQGDAEVASAEQQAALASRAVDAARSSLSVLLGKGPDRGLQIARPQLLRPAELAVPSNLPLDLVGHRADLVAARWRVEAAGKDIKAAKTAFLPNISIGAMAGVISMGGGNPFSLPGRFYQFGPSLSLPIFDGGKLRANLSGKDAQYDLAVAQYNQTLVGALNQVADDLSALQSLQQQIDAQQRAQDAALQAWQLAEQRYKAGIGSYLEALSVRQQLLAAERGTAALEAQQVDLSVQLIQALGGGFQPQADTPSSTPSRS; encoded by the coding sequence ATGCGTCTGCATCTTCTTGCGGCTGCCGCCGCCCTGACCCTCGCGTTGGCCGGTTGCGCCAGCAGCGGCGGCCTGCACCCGGACGGCACGCCGATCGATCCGGCCACGCTGAAGGCCGGACACAGCCTCGCCCACCTGTCCGCGGCCGCGTGGCCATCCACCGACTGGTGGAGCGGCCTCGGCGATCCGCAGCTCGACGCATTGATCGCCGAAGCGCTGCAGGACAACCCTGGCCTCGGCGTCGCCGATGCGCGCGCCCGCGCGGCGCAGGCCGAGGCGGGCATCGCCGATGCCGCGCGCGGGCCCAGCGTGAATGGCGGCGCCGCGGTCGCCGGGGCCCGGCCGCCGGCCGCGCTGCTCGGCGACAAGGCGCATTTCGCGCTGGCCAAGTACGGCTACGCCAGCTTCAAATGGGATCTGGACCTGTGGGGCGGCAAGCGTGCCGCGTGGGAAGCCGCGGTGGGCCAGGCGCGTGCCGCCGAGGTCGATGCCCGCGCCGCGCGCATCGAACTTTCCGGCAATGTCGCCCGCGCCTATGCGCAGCTTGGCTACGCGTTCACCCAGCAGGATCTGGCCGCCGGTGAGCTGAAGCGCGCGAAGCAGTCGCGCGAACTGACCCGCCAGCGCGTCGCCGCCGGCATCGACAACCAGATCGCGCTGAAGCAGGGCGATGCCGAAGTGGCGAGCGCCGAACAGCAGGCGGCGCTGGCCAGCCGCGCGGTCGATGCCGCGCGCTCGTCGCTGTCGGTGCTGCTGGGCAAGGGTCCGGATCGCGGGCTGCAGATCGCCCGGCCGCAGTTGCTGAGGCCGGCCGAGCTGGCGGTGCCGTCCAACCTGCCGCTGGATCTGGTCGGCCACCGTGCCGACCTGGTCGCCGCGCGCTGGCGCGTCGAGGCGGCCGGCAAGGACATCAAGGCGGCGAAGACCGCATTCCTGCCGAACATCAGCATCGGCGCGATGGCCGGCGTGATCAGCATGGGCGGCGGCAACCCGTTCAGCCTGCCGGGGCGGTTCTACCAGTTCGGGCCGTCGCTCAGCCTGCCGATTTTCGACGGCGGCAAGTTGCGCGCCAACCTGTCCGGCAAGGATGCGCAATACGACCTCGCCGTGGCGCAGTACAACCAGACCCTGGTCGGCGCACTCAACCAGGTCGCCGATGATTTGTCCGCGCTGCAGTCGCTGCAGCAGCAGATCGACGCGCAACAGCGCGCGCAGGATGCCGCCCTGCAGGCCTGGCAACTGGCCGAACAACGTTACAAGGCCGGCATCGGCAGCTACCTGGAAGCGCTCAGTGTGCGCCAGCAGCTGCTCGCCGCCGAGCGCGGCACCGCCGCGCTCGAGGCGCAGCAGGTCGATCTTTCGGTGCAGCTGATCCAGGCCCTCGGCGGTGGCTTCCAGCCGCAGGCCGACACCCCGTCTTCCACCCCATCACGTTCCTGA
- a CDS encoding MarR family transcriptional regulator, with product MNTESLAFATPRESLGILLGLVRAEIVRAMEAELAAKHLDLRFTQFLILKRLARLGPMSASELARSVELDGGAMTRQLDQLERKGYLRRCPHEQDRRALRIELTDAGNALWQELTDCNDRVLRAAQRSLDDAEQAQLHDYLERVLHALRDKN from the coding sequence ATGAATACCGAATCGCTCGCCTTCGCCACCCCCCGGGAAAGCTTGGGCATCCTGCTCGGCCTGGTGCGCGCGGAGATCGTGCGCGCGATGGAGGCGGAACTGGCGGCCAAGCACCTCGACCTGCGCTTCACCCAGTTCCTGATCCTCAAGCGGCTGGCCCGGCTCGGTCCGATGTCGGCCAGCGAACTGGCCCGTTCGGTCGAACTGGACGGCGGCGCGATGACCCGCCAGCTCGACCAGCTCGAACGCAAGGGCTACCTGCGCCGCTGCCCGCATGAGCAGGATCGCCGCGCGCTGCGGATCGAGCTGACCGATGCCGGCAACGCGCTGTGGCAGGAGCTGACCGACTGCAACGACCGCGTGCTGAGGGCAGCCCAGCGCTCGCTGGACGACGCCGAACAGGCGCAACTGCACGACTACCTGGAGCGCGTGCTGCACGCGCTGCGCGACAAGAACTGA
- a CDS encoding acyloxyacyl hydrolase produces MSLRPLIRSALVLALVTAALPVAAARFEVQAGRSYMDSHGANAAFVEAVFAPQPLGQTRFTWSPDVSLGWIDGRRTTTDSSRYTTRDSVALLAAGARFHLGEAGDWYQPLFFSEQLAATNHTTHALSSHYQFVSTLGWQAKHFSVAIRHISNGGLHRPNAGETMALVGVAFDI; encoded by the coding sequence ATGTCCCTTCGTCCCCTCATCCGCAGCGCACTCGTACTGGCGCTGGTCACCGCTGCGCTGCCAGTGGCCGCAGCGCGGTTCGAAGTACAGGCCGGCCGCAGCTACATGGACAGCCACGGCGCGAACGCCGCCTTCGTCGAGGCGGTGTTCGCACCGCAGCCGCTCGGCCAGACCCGCTTCACCTGGTCACCGGATGTCTCGCTCGGCTGGATCGACGGTCGCCGCACGACGACCGACAGCAGCCGTTACACCACGCGCGACTCCGTGGCGTTGCTCGCCGCCGGCGCACGCTTCCACCTCGGCGAGGCCGGCGACTGGTACCAGCCGCTGTTCTTCAGCGAACAACTCGCCGCCACCAACCACACCACCCATGCGCTTTCCAGCCACTACCAGTTCGTCAGCACGCTGGGCTGGCAGGCGAAGCATTTCAGCGTGGCGATCCGGCACATTTCCAACGGCGGCCTGCACCGTCCGAACGCCGGCGAGACCATGGCGCTGGTCGGCGTCGCCTTCGACATCTGA
- a CDS encoding MBL fold metallo-hydrolase, with protein sequence MHRPEVQAFFDEASHTFSYVAWDPATRRAAVFDSVLDYDAASGRTGHASADALIAFVRTQGLDVDWVIDTHVHADHLSAAPYVRAQLGGRLGIGEHIRGVQDTFGQLFNAGPGFKRDGSQFDHLFKDGERYMVGGIEAVAMHTPGHTPACMTHRVGDAAFVGDTLFMPDYGTARCDFPGGDARTLYRSIQRIFALPQETRVFLCHDYKPAGRDVFAHETTVGAERRDNIHVHDGIGEDEFVRMRGARDATLAVPALLLPAVQVNMRAGQLPPAEDNGVRYLKIPLDAF encoded by the coding sequence ATGCATCGCCCCGAGGTGCAGGCCTTCTTCGACGAAGCCAGCCATACCTTCAGCTACGTGGCGTGGGACCCGGCCACGCGCAGAGCGGCCGTGTTCGACAGCGTGCTCGACTATGACGCCGCGTCCGGGCGTACCGGTCATGCCTCGGCCGACGCGCTGATCGCGTTCGTGCGAACGCAGGGGCTCGACGTGGACTGGGTGATCGACACCCACGTGCACGCCGACCACCTGTCGGCGGCGCCGTATGTGCGGGCGCAACTGGGCGGCCGGCTGGGCATCGGCGAACACATCCGCGGCGTGCAGGACACGTTCGGCCAGCTGTTCAACGCGGGCCCCGGTTTCAAACGCGACGGCAGCCAGTTCGACCACCTGTTCAAGGACGGCGAGCGCTACATGGTCGGCGGCATCGAAGCCGTGGCGATGCATACGCCCGGCCACACGCCGGCGTGCATGACCCATCGGGTCGGCGACGCGGCCTTCGTCGGCGACACCCTGTTCATGCCCGACTACGGCACCGCGCGCTGCGATTTCCCCGGCGGCGATGCGCGCACGCTGTACCGCTCGATCCAGCGCATTTTTGCCTTGCCGCAGGAAACCCGGGTATTCCTCTGCCACGACTACAAGCCCGCCGGCCGCGACGTGTTTGCCCACGAGACCACGGTCGGCGCCGAGCGTCGCGACAACATCCACGTGCACGACGGCATCGGCGAAGATGAATTCGTGCGCATGCGCGGCGCACGCGACGCCACCCTGGCGGTGCCGGCGCTGCTGCTGCCGGCGGTGCAGGTGAACATGCGCGCGGGCCAATTGCCGCCGGCCGAGGACAACGGCGTGCGCTACCTGAAGATTCCGCTGGATGCGTTTTGA